The following coding sequences are from one Musa acuminata AAA Group cultivar baxijiao chromosome BXJ1-6, Cavendish_Baxijiao_AAA, whole genome shotgun sequence window:
- the LOC103988628 gene encoding cytochrome P450 78A4, producing the protein MRTHSVSSLLLLMLFLGAANQASWLFLFLLFALSFLFPLLFTIWLVPGGFAWHRYSGAGSIAPGPIGWPLLGCLTIMGPLAHRKLAKLSKSHRAAHLMALSLGATPVVVSSHPDTAREILHGPAFSDRPAKISARMLMFERAIGFAPAGDYWRHLRRVASTSMFSPRRIAALASLRHQVAGRMVSRVWKEMEGTGLVVLRELLQESCLENMVGSVFGLSLGEAETKELVDMVRKGYELIGQFNLEDYFPLGGLLDLSGVGRRCKHLSIRVKDLVGKIVERRRQGDYRMQDDFLSLLLSLPKEETLSDTDIIAVLWEMVFRGTDAVAVLLEWTMARMVLHPSIQAKAQQELDAVVGGRPVEDSDTPKLRYLQAVVKEVLRMHPPGPLLSWARLAVRDVLVGKYFVPAGTTAMVNMWAITHDESNWEDPWAFRPDRFLEADVSVLGSDLRLSPFGSGRRVCPGRALGVATAHLWLARLLQQFRWTAGRPVQLSERLRLSLEMKKPLACRVVRRGRVDAE; encoded by the exons ATGAGAACCCACTCGGTAAGCAGCCTCCTGTTGCTGATGTTGTTCCTTGGGGCTGCTAACCAAGCGTCAtggctcttcctcttccttctcttcgctCTCTCCTTCCTCTTCCCCCTGTTGTTCACCATTTGGCTTGTCCCCGGCGGCTTTGCATGGCATCGATACTCCGGTGCCGGGTCGATCGCCCCCGGCCCCATCGGGTGGCCCTTGCTCGGTTGCCTCACCATCATGGGCCCGCTGGCTCACCGCAAGTTGGCTAAGCTCTCCAAGTCCCACCGCGCCGCCCACCTCATGGCTCTCAGCCTGGGCGCGACGCCGGTGGTCGTCAGCAGCCACCCCGACACGGCCCGGGAGATACTCCACGGGCCTGCGTTCTCCGACCGCCCCGCCAAGATCTCGGCCCGGATGCTGATGTTCGAGCGGGCCATCGGCTTCGCTCCCGCCGGCGACTACTGGCGCCACCTTCGCCGTGTCGCGTCGACCAGCATGTTCTCCCCGCGGCGGATAGCGGCCTTGGCGAGCCTCCGGCATCAGGTGGCCGGCAGAATGGTGAGTAGAGTTTGGAAGGAAATGGAAGGGACGGGGTTGGTGGTGTTGAGGGAGCTGCTGCAGGAGAGCTGTTTGGAGAACATGGTGGGGAGTGTGTTTGGGCTGTCACTGGGAGAAGCGGAGACGAAGGAATTGGTGGACATGGTGAGGAAAGGGTACGAGTTGATAGGGCAGTTCAATTTGGAGGACTATTTCCCTCTGGGTGGCCTTTTGGACTTGTCTGGAGTGGGAAGAAGGTGCAAACACTTGTCTATTAGGGTCAAGGATCTTGTAGGTAAAATTGTGGAGAGGAGAAGGCAGGGTGACTACCGCATGCAGGATGACTTCCTCAGCCTGTTGCTTAGCTTGCCGAAGGAGGAGACCCTAAGTGACACGGACATAATAGCAGTGCTCTGG GAGATGGTATTCCGGGGAACAGATGCGGTTGCTGTCCTCTTGGAGTGGACTATGGCCAGGATGGTCCTGCACCCAAGCATCCAAGCCAAAGCCCAGCAGGAGCTCGACGCCGTGGTCGGCGGCCGGCCGGTCGAGGACTCTGACACGCCGAAGCTGCGGTACCTGCAGGCCGTCGTCAAGGAGGTCCTCCGGATGCACCCGCCGGGGCCGCTGCTGTCATGGGCGCGGCTGGCGGTCCGGGACGTGCTCGTCGGCAAGTACTTCGTGCCGGCCGGCACGACGGCGATGGTGAACATGTGGGCGATAACCCATGACGAGTCCAATTGGGAGGACCCGTGGGCCTTCCGGCCCGACCGGTTCCTGGAGGCCGACGTGAGCGTTCTGGGCTCCGACTTGAGGCTGTCGCCTTTCGGGTCGGGCCGGAGGGTGTGCCCGGGGAGGGCTCTGGGCGTGGCCACCGCTCACCTGTGGCTTGCGAGGCTTCTGCAGCAGTTCCGGTGGACCGCCGGCCGCCCGGTGCAGCTGTCGGAGCGCTTGCGCCTCTCGCTTGAGATGAAGAAGCCACTGGCTTGTCGAGTGGTCCGGCGAGGTCGTGTCGATGCCGAGTAG